The DNA window GGCGCGGATTTCCAGGATCGCGCTCTTTTCGTCGGCTGCGTCCTTCGGCAGAAGCAGGATCTGCATTTCCTGCTCCAGCGCCTCGATCCGCGCTTTTACTTCGGGCAGTTCGAGTTCGGCGAGATCGCGCATCTCGCGATCGACCGATTTGTCCTCGAGCAGCGTTTCGAGATCGGCGAGCTCGGCGCCGGACTTCTCATAGGCGCGGATCTTCGTCACGACGGGCTGTAGCTCGGAATATTCGGATGCGAGCTTCACATAGACATCGGCGGTTGGACCAGCCGACATGCGCGCCTCAATCTCGCCGAAACGGCGTTCCAGCTCGCGCATCTTTTCAACGGGAAGCTTCGCCACCCTTCACTCCGATTCTTGCTATATTTGTCTAAAGGGGAATATTGTGGCTCTCGGCGAAGCGGGCAAGCACCTCGCGCATCGGCTCCGTGCTGCGATGATCGTCGAGCACTTCGTCCATCACCTTCGCCAGCGCCCCGACATCAAGCCCAAGCAGCATCGCCTTCACCGGCCCTATCGAGGCGGGCGACATCGAGATCGCCCGAAAGCCGATGCCGAGTAGCGCCATTGCCGAAAGCGGCTTGCCGGCAAGCTCGCCGCAGAGCGTCACCGGCGTCTTGTTCCGATCCGCCCCGCGCACGATATCGCGCAGGATCCGCAAAAACGGCTTGCCGAGTGGATCGAAGCGATCCGACACCCGCGCATTGCCGCGATCGACCGCCATAGAAAACTGGAAGAGGTCGTTGGAACCCACCGAGACGAAATCGACCGCCTCCATCAGTTCATCAAGCTGCCAGAGCAGCGCGGGCACCTCCAGCATCGCTCCGAATTGCAGCTTGCGCGGCAGCCCGTGCCCGAAGCGCGACAGATGCTGCACTTCCTTCTGCAGGAGTTCGCGCACCATCTTCAGCTCGGAAACCTCCGTCACCATCGGAACCATCAGCTTCAGCTCGGTATCGGCCGATGCCTTCAGCAGGGCGCGCAGTTGGGTGCGCAACAATCCCGGCCTGTCGAGCGACAGCCGGATCGCACGCCAGCCGAGTGCGGGATTTTCCTCCTCGTGGCCACGGAAATAAGGGACGACCTTGTCGCCGCCGATATCGAGTGTGCGGAATGTGACAGCGCGGCCCGCCGCCTGCTTGATCACATTGCGATAGAACTGCTCCTGCTCTTCCGCCTTCGGCATGGTAGAGGCGATCATGAATTGCAGCTCGGTGCGGAAGAGACCGATGCCCTCCGCACCCGATTCCGAAAGCTGCGGCAGGTCGACCAGCAGACCGGCATTCATCATCAGCGAGATCCGCTGGCCGTCCTTGGTAACCGGCTCGATGGCGCGCAGTGCCCGGAACTGCTCCTGCCGCCTGGCGCGGAAGCGCACCTTTTCCTCGTAGGAGCGCCGATGATCGGCCATCGGCCGGAGATGCACATGCCCCTCATCGGCGTCGATGATCACGGCATCGCCATTCTCGGCGAGCGCTACAACGCCCGCCGCCTGGCCGATGACGGGAATGCCCATGGCGCGCGCGACGATCACCACATGGCTCGTCACCGCCCCTTCCTCCAGCACCAGTCCGCGCACATTGGCACGGGGATAATCGAGCAGCTCGGCCGCCCCCATGGCGCGCGCCAGAATGACCGCATCGTTCGGGAAGCCCTCCGCGGTCGTCCGGCCTGTATAACCCGTCAACTGCCTGAGCAGTCGGTTTGCCAGATCCTCGAAGTCATGCATGCGTTCGCGCAGATAAGGGTCGGTCAACCGCATCATCCGCGCCTTGGTGTCGCTCTGCACCTTTTCGACTGCCGCTTCTGCCGTCAGGCCGTTACGGATCGCCTCTTCGAGCTTGCGCACCCAGCCCTGGTCGTGCGCGAACATACGATAGGTTTCGAGCACCTCGCGATGCTCGCCTTCCATCGACACGTCACGGCGCGACAGCATGTCGTCGATCGAGATCCTCAGCGAGCCCATGGCCTCCGCCAGCCGCCGGATCTCCTTCTCCGCATCTTCGTTCAGCAGGTTGGTGACGACGATGCGCGGCTCATGCAAGACGACGTAGCCGAGGCCTATGCCGTCGTTGTAAGTATCGCCGTCGATCGTCACTGATCGTGTCAGGTCGAGTTCGAGGCCCGGTTTGGTGATCTTCTTGAGCTCGCCGGTGGCGATCATCTCGGCAAGCACCATCGCTGTCGTTTCGAGCGCTTCCACCTCCTCGTCGCGATAGTTGCGGCTCGCCTTGTTCTGCACGACGAGAACGCCGAGCGAGCGCCCGGTTCTCAAGATCGGCACACCGAGGAAGGAATGGTAGATTTCTTCACCCGTCTCCGGCAGGTAGCGGAAGGCCGGATGCGACTGCGCGTCGGAAAGGTTCAGCGGCTGCGCCGAGGCGGCGATCGTGCCGACGAGGCCCTGCCCCATCTTCAGCTGCGCCAGGTGCACGGCTTCGCGGTTGAGGCCTTCGGTCGCATAGAGTTCAAGCACGCCGTCGGCGCGCAGCACATAGACGGAGCAGACTTCCGCCACCATATTGCCGGCGATCTGGCGGACGATTCGGTCAAGACGATCCTGCGGCTCCAGCGGCTCTGCCATCAACTCGCGCAGCCGCCTGAGCAGCACGCGCGGACCGCCGGAAAGGTCTCTCATGGCGTCTCAAGCTCCCGAAACAACGCACTCAGTCCCGGCAGGCCGGCCCTCGTCTCCTCAACCTGAAGGGGCAGGCCGCCCACTGGGAATCAATTCTTATCCAGACCGTAGCAGGAATGCAAAGTCCTGACAGCGAGTTCTGCATAGGGACCGTCGATCAGGATGGAAATCTTGATCTCGGAGGTAGTGATCGCCTTGATGTTGATGCCTTTTTCGGCAAGTGCACGAAACGCGGTCGCGGCAACGCCGGCATGACTGCGCATGCCGATACCGATGACGGAGACTTTCACCAGGCCCGATTCGTTCTGCACGACATCGTAGCCGATCTTCTCCTTATGGTCGCCGAGCACCTTGATCGCCTTCTCCACGTCGCCCGACGGCACGGTGAAGGTCATATCGGTCTTCGACCCGTCCTCGGAAATATTCTGGACGATCATGTCGACATTGATATGGGATTCGGCAAGCGGCCCGAAGATCGCGGCGGAAACGCCCGGCCGGTCGGCAAGACGGCGAAGCGAGATCTGAGCCTCATCCTTGGCATAGGCGATGCCGGTGACTACTTCCTGTTCCACGATTTCATCCTCGTCACAAATCAGTGTTCCGGGCGGGTTCAACAGATCGCCCATGCCCGGAGCATCGGGATCTTCGAAAGACGAGCGCACGAAGGTGCGCACCTTGTGCACCATGGCAAGCTCGACCGAGCGCACCTGCAGCACCTTGGCGCCGAGCGAGGCCATCTCAAGCATTTCCTCGAAGGCGATCTTCTTCAGCCTGCGCGCCTGCGGCACGATGCGCGGATCGGTCGTGTAGACGCCGTCGACATCGGTATAGATATCGCAGCGATCCGCTTTGACAGCGGCCGCGATGGCGACGGCCGACGTGTCTGAGCCGCCGCGTCCGAGGGTGGCGACGCGGTTGTCCGGCCCCAGCCCCTGGAATCCGGCAATGACGGCGACCTGCCCCTCGCCCATCCGCTTGATAATGTCGGAACCGTCGATCTCGAGAATCCGGGCCGCACCATGCGCATTGTCCGTGCGGATCGGGATCTGCCATCCCTGCCAGGACCGCGCATTGATATCCATCGCTTGCAATGCGATCGCCAGCAGCCCCGAGGTCACCTGCTCGCCGGAGGCGACGACCGAATCATATTCCCGAGCATCGTAAAATGGCGAGTTGGCGCCGATGACCTTGGGCATGCCCTGCACCCAGCCGACCAGTTCATTGGTCTTGCCGGACATTGCAGAGACGACCACCGCCACCTCGTGGCCGGCATCCACTTCGCGTTTCACATGGCGGGCAACGTTCTTGATGCGGTCCAGGTCAGCGACGGACGTGCCGCCGAATTTCATTACGATGCGTGCCATATGCCCCTACCACGACTTGCGCCGGAAAGCGGAAAACCGGACCCGGCATAACGAAGCCCAGGGGTGACCGCTCGGTGAAAGAGCCAGATCCCAGATTCTGGAACCGCTCTAATGCCCAGGCCCCCAAAGGCCTCAAGTTGCGGCGTCTCTTAGCGAGTTTGGCGGGGGGAGGCAAGCGTGGGCGATAAAAGCAGTTGCCTGGCGGTTCCGCACCCGTCCGCCTCCTGATCTCAGCCCCTTGACTTATGCCACCGATCGTCCGACTTCAGATCTCACGAACGAAGGAGCGGACGATGACAGAAAGCGCCAGAAGCACGATCGACCAGGGCGAAGTGGACCGCTTCTCGGCGATGGCGGCGGAATGGTGGAGCCCGACCGGCAAGTTCAAGCCGCTGCACAAATTCAACCCCGTCCGCCTCGCCTATATAAGAGACAAGGCCTGCGAGAATTTCGGCCGTGATCGGAAGAGCCCGCGCCCGCTCGAAGGTCTGCGCGTGCTCGACATCGGTTGCGGCGGCGGCCTGTTGTCCGAGCCTGTTGCCCGCATGGGCGCCACCGTGGTCGGCGCCGATCCTTCCGAAAAGAATATCGGCATCGCCTCGACCCATGCGAACGGTTCCGGCGTCTCGGTCGACTACCGCGCCGTCACTGCCGAGGAACTCGCCGATGCCGGCGAGACTTTCGATATCGTCTTGAACATGGAAGTGGTCGAACACGTCGCCGACGTCGAGCTCTTCATGAGGACCTGCGCCAAAATGGTCCGCCCCGGCGGCCTGATCTTCATCGCCACGATCAACCGCACGCTGAAGGCGGCGGCGCTCGCCATCTTCGCCGCCGAAAACATCCTGCGCTGGCTGCCGCGCGGCACCCATCAATATGAAAAGCTGGTGCGCCCGGAAGAGCTGGAAAAGCCGCTCACGGCAAGCGGCCTTGAGATTACCGATCGAACCGGCGTCTTCTTCAATCCGCTGTCCAACCAGTGGAACCTGTCCAAAGACATGGACGTGAATTACATGCTGCTGGCGAAGCGGACGGTATAATTCCGGCAGCCAATGCTACATTTCAGCATCTGCTCCCGTGGCCATATGCATGACTGCATCTCAGTTTACGTCCTCAGGCAAAACGGGAATGGCAGCAATCTCGATGCCTTCGTCGACGAGCGCCTGCGCCTCGTCGACGGTTGCTTGGCCGATGATGCCCCGGGCGTCCGCCTCGCCATAATGGATCTTGCGGGCTTCCTCGGGAAATTTCGTGCCGACATCCTCGGAATTGGCCTTGACGGCCGCAACTGCCTCTTTCAGCTTTTGCAGGGCCTCCCGGCGCATGGCATCCATCGCCAACGTCTGCCTCTCATCCTTCTTGCGCGCGGTCGACACCGAGGGCGCCATCAGGAGCTTGGACACGGCGGCGGAATGGCAGACCGGGCAGGTCAGGAAGCCGCTCGCGAGCTGGCGGTCGAAATCGGCGCTTTCTGAAAACCAGCCTTCGAATTCATGCGCATTGTCACAGGTAAGGGAATAGCGGATCAAGCGGCGACGCCTCCTGCGACTGCCCCCGCGATCTTCTCGACCGAGAATTCCCGACCGTTCCTCAGGTTCGGGATCTTGTCATGGGCGGCCTTGACCGCGCTGGGATCGATCTCGGCAACGATGACCGCCTCGCCTGTTGCGCCGGCCGAGGCCAGCACGGTGCCCCAGGGATCGATGATCATCGAGTGGCCGAAGGTCTCGCGCCCGTCCTCATGCCGGCCCGCCTGCGCTGCGGCAACGACGAAGACGCCGTTTTCGATCGCCCGTGCTCTCAACAGGATTTCCCAATGCGCCTCACCGGTTTGCTTGGTGAAAGCGGCAGGAACCGTCATCACCTCGGCGCCGGCAACGGCCTGAGCGCGGAAAAGCGCCGGGAAGCGGACGTCGTAGCAGATGGCAAAACCCATTTCGGCAAAGGGCAGCGACAAGACGCGTGCCTCCGAGCCCGCGGTATAGGCGGCGCTCTCGCGCCAGCTCTCGCCGTTGTCGAGATCGACGTCGAACATATGAATCTTGTCGTAGCGATTTAGAATCCGGCCGTCAGGACCAAAGAGGAAGCCGCGATTGGCAATCTTTCCATGGGCGAGCGCGATCGCCGTCGAGCCGACATGCATGTAGATGCCGAGTTCCCTGGCAAGCTCGGAGCCCGTCTTGACGATGATATCGTGCGTCTCGTCGGCAAGCACGGCGCGTGCCGCATCGCGGTCACGCTGCAGCATGCCCGTCATTTCAGGCGTCTGCACATAGGTCGCGCCCTGCGCTGCAGCCTCGCGCACCAGCCGCGCCATGGCGGCGGCATTCCTTGCGGGATCGACCCCGGAGCACATCTGAACAGCGGCGGCCTTGAAGCTCATCGGATCTTCCTTCAGGCCGCCAGCATCGGGTCGAGCTTGCCGGCTCGATCCAGCGCGAAGAGATCGTCACAACCGCCTACATGCTCGGCACCGATGAAGATCTGCGGGAAGGTCGTCCGCCCGTTTGCCTTGCCGATCATCTCCTGGCGTAGATCCGGCGAATAGGTGGCGTCGTGCTCGACATATTCGACGCCCTTTTGTTCGAGCAGGGACTTGGCGCGGGCGCAATAGCCGCAGAACTGCCGTGTATAGATCGTGACGGGTACCATGATATCTCCAGACGAATGCCGGGTATTTTCTGTCATATAGGCTCGGAAATGGCCCTTGCAAAGGTTAAAACCGTGATATCCGCCGCACCCGCCTTACGCAGCGTCCGGCTTGCGGCGGCGACCGTTGCCCCAGTCGTATAGACGTCGTCGACGAGCACGATACGCTTGCCGAAAACGTCGCTCTCGCAGCCTTTGGCAATCGCGAAAGCACCTCTGACATTGTCCTCGCGCGCCTTGGCGCCGAGGCCGACCTGCTGGCTGGTGCGCTTGAGACGGATGAGCGTGGAGGCAAGCAGCGGTTTGTCCGATAGCCTCGCCACATGGCGGGCAAGTTCGGCAGCCTGGTTGAACTTACGGGCCAGCATGCGAGTGCGGTGCAGCGGCACCGGGACCAGCGCGTCGCAGCTTTCGACCGCACCGTCGGAGGCACGCAGCATCCAGCCGGCCATCATCGGCGCCAGATCGGTGCGATCGCGATATTTCAACCCGTGAACAAGATCGCGGACCGCATGGTCATGCGTCGCCGCCGACCGCAATCGGTCGAAAGGCGGGGGATTGGCGATCGCCTCTGCGCTGAGGATGCCGGCGCCGAGATCATGCGAGAAGGGAATGCCGAGCACTTCGCAATAGGGCCGCTCGATGAAGCGGATGCCGGACCAGCATTTCGCGCACAGCCCACGATGGCCGCCGGTCGAAATGCCGCAGACGGAACAGGCGGGCGGATAGAGAAAATCGGCAAGCGCCGAAAACGGTCGCAGGAGATGCGCCCGGAGCAAATCCGCCGGTCTTTCGGAGTGGATCCGTTTCATAAGGTCGAGACTAGCCTGTTCTCTTCGAAAGGAAAATCGCCTTGCCGCTGCAGCCAGCCGGGACTATGGACATACCATGGAAACGATCTTCGATAGAGCCCTGATCGCCGCACACCGTCATCGCGCGCTTGTCAATAATGACCTGAAAGCCGCCTTCCTGCTTGAGATCGCAGCCAAGGAAATGGCCGAGAGGCTTGTTGTCGTCGAGCGGCGCTTCGAAACCGCCGTTGAATTGCATGGCACAACCGGTGCAGCCGCCCGCGCGGCAATGGCGACGGGCAAGATTGGCACAATGATCCGCGTCGAAAGCGAGAAGGCCTATGCGGGCCCGGGCGAAACCCTTGTCGAGGCGCCGCTCGAGGAGGTGCCGCTTGCGCCCCAATTGACCAACCTCATCCTTGCGCCGCTCAGCCTGCATCTGACCAACGACACGCCTGGCGTTTTCATCCAGGTTCGCCGCGCTCTGAAGCCGGACGGCCTGTTCCTGGCGGCCATCCCCGGCGCCGGCACGCTGCAGGAGCTGCGCGACGTGCTTTTGGCTGCCGAGCTCGAGATGACGGGCGGCGCAAGCCCCCGCGTCATCCCCTTCGCTGATGTGCGCGATATCGGCAGTCTGATGCAGCGCGCCGGCTTCACCCTGCCGGTGATCGACGCTGAGAACTATACGGTCCGATATGACTCGCTCTTTCCGCTGATGCGCGATCTCAGGGCGATGGGCATGAGCAATCCGCTTGCCGCCCGTAGTCGCATGCCGCTGACGCGGGCCTTCTTCCTGCGCGCCGCAGAGATCTACGCCGAGCGATATTCCGATGCCGATGGACGCATTCGCGCGACATTCTCGATCATCTATGTCTCCGGATGGGCTCCGCATGAGAGCCAGCAGAAGCCGCTTCAGCCGGGCACGGCCAAAGCACGTCTTGCCGACGCCCTGAAAGTGGACGAACACAAGCTCAGGCAGTGATCATCGGCAGCTTCTTCAATTGACGGTGATATTGTTGGTGACCATGTTGAAGACGTTCTGCAGGCTGCCGGTGAAGATGCCGAGACCCGAGACAAGCGCAGTGCAAATGATGGCGGCGATCAGGCCGTATTCGACCGCCGTCGCACCTGTGTCATCTGCAAGAAATGCTTTCCAAAGACGCATTACCCAACCCTCTGCGTGAACGCCTGCAACGATCAATTCCACGGCCACCGGGCGATGGCAGTCATTCCAAGCAACCGGCTTCAGCAGCCGGCGCCGACGCCGTAGCCCTGGACGACGCAGACGGAGCCGGGCGTATCCTGAAGGACGCTACGGCGAATCGTATAGTGCTTGCCGCTTTCGTTCTTCGGAATCGACCCGGTTGTGATCGTATCGAAATCAACCGGCGCGCTCGCAAAGACGCTTTTCTTGGAGGAATCCGCAAGCATCGGGGTTAGGATCAGCGTTAGCGCGACCACGGCCGTGCCAAAGAGAAGGGCGATATTGAGCGCGCCCGTCCTGCGCGAGGCAGACGCAGCCCGTTCCTTTTCCCGGACAGCTTTCCAGAAATCATCGTCCATGACGTCAAGCCTTTTAAATACGCACGCCAGATGCTTGATTGAGGCTGATCTTTGGCAGAAGGTGTTAAACGATCCATTAATATCCACAGCGGAAAACGCGGCTGCACAACAATAATCAGCTAACGCTAAAGTAAATCCTGCAACATCGGGATAAGCGGCTCGTCGGCCGGCGGCATAGGGTAATCCCGAAGGGCCTGCGCGCGCACCCATTTCAAAGCCTGCCCTTCGCGGCCCTGGGCAATGCCCTCATAGCGCCGGCAGATATAGAGCGGCATCAACAGGTGAAACGTCTCATAGGAATGGCTGGCGAAGGTGAACGGCGCCAGGCAGGCGATCTTGGTCTTGATGCCGAGCTCTTCCTCGAGTTCGCGCACCAGCGTCTCCTCCGGCGTCTCGCCGGGTTCTACCTTCCCGCCGGGAAATTCCCAGAGCCCGGCCAGCGACTTTCCCTCGGGACGTTGTGCCAATAGGATACGCCCGTCGGCATCGATCAGCGCACAGGCGGCGACCAGCAATATCTTCCGACCTGCCTCGCTCATCGCGACTCCCGCTGCCAATAGCAATAGTGATAGGCGCCGCGAAAACCGAGGCGCTCGTAGAGCGCAATGGCCGGACGATTGGAAAGCTTGACCTGCAGCCAGGCCGAGCGGGCGCTGCGCATGCGCGCCCAGCGCAGCGCCGAGGTCAGGATTTCGGTGCCGAGCCCCTCGCGCCGACGCGTTTCGCAGACCGAAAGCGACATGATGCCGGCAAGATCGTTGTCCTGGACGCAGAGCACGGTCGCAAGCGGTCCCTCCACCGCATTCTCGATCATGAAGAGACCCGACGGCGGCTTGATCGCCGAAATGATTTCGGCAAGCGCCGGTTTCAGGCTCGGCGGCGCCCCGTCGACCGCCAGGTTGGCATCGACGAAACGGCCGACGTCATGGGTTGGCAGGTGATCGAGCGTATCCGGCAGCTCAGCCTCGGCCAGATTGCAGGTCATCACCACGGTCTCGTCGAACCGTGTCCAGTTCTGGGCGCTGAGAAGCTCGATCAGCACCGGCGACGCGAGCGGCGTCTGGCGGACGACGGCGGCGCGGCCATAGGCCTCGAATTTCCGGCTCGCCTTTTCCAGACGGATCTCGACATCGCGATGATCCGAGGGATCGAGCGGCACGATGGAATTCAGCCGGTTGGACGGATGGCCCGCGGTCAGCCGCACCTGCCAGCTGCCGTCATATTGCACGGATGCCGCCGGCCAGGCGCGAAAGCCGACGGCCTCCAGCCTGCGGACCAGCGGCAGATTCTGCGAAGATATGGATGCCTGCACCAATGGACGATCAGCTCCGATAGTCGCCATTGATCGCAACATATTCCTTGGTGAGGTCGCAGGTCCAGACGGTTGCCGATCCAGTGCCGAGGCCGATATCGACTTTGACGGGGATATCCTGTGCCTTCATCACATTCGAGGCTGCTTCCTCGGAATAGTCGGGATCGCGCTCGCCATTGACCGCGACCCTGATATCGCCGAACCAGATGGCAAGCCGGTCGCGATCCGCCATCTCCCCCGATTTGCCGACTGCCATGACGACACGTCCCCAGTTAGCGTCTTCGCCCGCAGCAGCCGTCTTGACCAGCGGCGAGTTGGCGATCGACAGCGCGATGCGCTTGGCGGCGGCATCGCTCTCGGCGCCGGTCACGGTGATTTCCAGCATTTTGGTGGCGCCTTCGCCGTCACGCACCACCTGCAGCGACAGATCCTTCAGCACTTCGTTCAGGGCTGCCCGGAAAGCGGCAAGACGCGGATCATCGGCGCGGTCGATGTGCGGCTGGCCGTCTTCGGCCGCCGCACCCGTCGCAAACAGCATCAGCGTGTCGGAGGTGGACGTGTCGCTGTCGACGGTCATCGAGTTGAAGGTCGGCCCGACACCGTCGGACAAAAGCGCCTGTAGCGCTGCGGGCGCGATGTCGGCATCGGTGACGATGAAGGAGAGCATCGTCGCCATGTCGGGCGCAATCATGCCGGCGCCCTTGGCAATGCCGTTGATGGTCACGGCGACGCCGCCGATCTCGGCGCTGCGGGTCGAAACCTTGGGATAAGTGTCGGTGGTCATGATCGCCTTGGCGGCTTCGAACCAGAAATCGCCGGTCGCCTCGGCCTGCATCCTGTCAAGGACGCCTGAGAATTTGGTGGCATCGAGCGGTTCGCCAATGACGCCGGTCGATGCGAGATAGATCTCATTCTCGCTGCAGCCAATTGCCGCAGCAGCCGACTTCGCCGTCAGCGCTGTGGCCTGGCGGCCCTTCATGCCGGTAAAGGCATTGGCGTTGCCGGAATTGACCACGACGGCGCGTGCACTCCCGTGCGGCAGGTTCGCACGGCAGAAATCGACCGGCGCCGAAGGGCATTTGGAACGGGTGAAGACGCCCGCGACCGATGCCGGCTTGTCGAAGACCATCATCAGCACGTCGGTGCGGTTCTTGTACTTGATGCCGGCCGAAGCGGTCGCCATGCGCACGCCGCGCAGCGAAGGCATCGGGACGAAGGATTTCGGGGCGAGCGGCGAAACGGAACCGGACATGATGAAACCTGCCAATGAGCATTTCCCGGCGACTGAAGAACCGGCTCGCCGTCCGGAAATGCGACAACAACGATAACGAAGGGCCCGGAAGAACCGGGCCCTGATGCGGATATTACTGCTTCGGCGCCGGCTGGGCGGGTTCGGCGCCGGGCTCCGGCTGCTTGTTGGCCTCGTCGTAACCCTTGCGTAGCGCCTCGTCCGAGATCTCGATCTTGGCAGACGACTTGGCCTGGTTGAGGAGGGCAAGATACTTGTCGCGCATGACGAGCTGACGAACCTGGTCCTGCACCTGGTCGAAAGGCGGCGGCGGAGCGTCGCGCTTGTCCTCGACCTTGATGACATGATAGCCGAAATCGGTTTTGACGGGCGTCTTGGAATAGGTGCCCTTCTCGAGCGCGAAGGCCGCGTCCTCGAATTCCTTGACCATGCGGCCGCGCGAGAAATAGCCGAGATCGCCGCCTTCCGACTTGTTCGGGTCGGTGGATTTCTCCTTGGCAAGTTCGGCGAAATCCTTGCCGGCGTCGAGCTGCTTGATGATGTCCTTGGCTTCGTCCTCGGTCTTGACCAGGATGTGGCGGGCGTGGACTTCCTCCTGCTTCGGCAGGGCTGCGACCTCCTTGTCGTAGCGAGCCTTGATTTCTTCAGGGGTCACGGTGTCGACGACGTGCTTCTTGAAATAGGCATTGTGCAGCTCGCGATCGGAGAGATACTGCATGCGCCTCTTGAATTCGTCGGTCTGATCGAGCTTCTCCGTCGTAGCGCCGGCCGCAAGCAGCTTCACATCGATGGCGGCGGACAGGGCTGCGACCTTCTTCTGGTCGTCGGGAAGCTGTGCCAGCTGCGGATCGAGGTTGGCGACGGCGAGATCGAGTTCAGACTGGTGGATCTCAAGATTGCCGACCTTGGCGATGACGGCGTCCTCTGCATGGGCCGGAGCCTGGAATGCAACGAAAGTTGCAAACGCCAGCGTGGCGAATTTATTGGTGCTCAACATCAAATAACCCTTCACAGTTACATCGCCGGCTTCAGCGTCGCCTATTCCAGCTCAAAATAGCCATCAACACCGGATTGTGGCCTTTCTGTATCCGCCAAATCCGTTGACATCATTCGACCCCCCTCTTATCTGTCACGCAACCTCGCGTCCAGAACAGTTTCCGGGCGTTTCAAAGGCGTGCGCCTGATTTTCGGCTGGGCCGCGGACAAGAAGCGTGGCGGATGAATATTGAGAAAGGACCAGTCACATGGTCAGCTTTGGCGGTATAGCCCGCAAGTTATTTGGGTCGTCCAATGATCGCCGCGTGCGGTCCTTCCAGCCGAACGTCACTGCGATCAACTCCATCGAAGAGAAGACGAAAGCCCTGACGGACGAGCAGCTCGCGGCAAAGACCGTCGAATTCCGTGCTCTTCTTGCCGAAGGCAAAACGCTCGACGACATTCTGATTCCCGCCTTCGCCGTCGTGCGCGAGGCTTCGCGCCGCGTTCTCGGCCTGCGACCTTTTGACGTACAGCTGATTGGCGGCATGATCCTGCACTCGAATGCGATCGCCGAGATGAAGACCGGCGAAGGCAAGACCCTCGTGGCCACGCTGCCGGTCTATCTGAACGCGCTTTCCGGCAAGGGCGTGCACGTCGTCACCGTCAACGATTATCTCGCCCAGCGCGATGCCGCGAACATGGGACGCGTCTACGGCTTCCTCGGGATGACCACGGGTGTCATCGTCCACGGTCTCTCCGACGAGGAGCGCCGCGCCGCCTATGCCTGCGACATCACCTATGCCACCAACAACGAGCTCGGCTTCGATTATCTGCGCGATAACATGAAGTACGAGAAGAATCAGATGGTCCAGCGCGGCCACAATTTCGCGATCGTCGACGAAGTGGACTCGATCCTCGTCGACGAGGCGCGCACGCCGCTGATCATCTCCGGCCCCCTCGACGACCGCTCCGAACTCTACAATACGATCGACGCCTTCATTCCGCTGCTGGAGCCTAGCGATTACGAAATCGACGAAAAGCAGCGCTCCGCCAACTTCTCCGAAGAAGGCACCGAGAAGCTGGAAAATCTGCTCCGCCAGGCCGGCCTCTTGAAGGGCAATGGCCTTTACGACATCGAGAATGTGGCCATCGTCCACCACATCAACAATGCACTGAAGGCCCACAA is part of the Rhizobium bangladeshense genome and encodes:
- a CDS encoding ComF family protein; this encodes MKRIHSERPADLLRAHLLRPFSALADFLYPPACSVCGISTGGHRGLCAKCWSGIRFIERPYCEVLGIPFSHDLGAGILSAEAIANPPPFDRLRSAATHDHAVRDLVHGLKYRDRTDLAPMMAGWMLRASDGAVESCDALVPVPLHRTRMLARKFNQAAELARHVARLSDKPLLASTLIRLKRTSQQVGLGAKAREDNVRGAFAIAKGCESDVFGKRIVLVDDVYTTGATVAAASRTLRKAGAADITVLTFARAISEPI
- a CDS encoding methyltransferase domain-containing protein, which gives rise to METIFDRALIAAHRHRALVNNDLKAAFLLEIAAKEMAERLVVVERRFETAVELHGTTGAAARAAMATGKIGTMIRVESEKAYAGPGETLVEAPLEEVPLAPQLTNLILAPLSLHLTNDTPGVFIQVRRALKPDGLFLAAIPGAGTLQELRDVLLAAELEMTGGASPRVIPFADVRDIGSLMQRAGFTLPVIDAENYTVRYDSLFPLMRDLRAMGMSNPLAARSRMPLTRAFFLRAAEIYAERYSDADGRIRATFSIIYVSGWAPHESQQKPLQPGTAKARLADALKVDEHKLRQ
- a CDS encoding Flp family type IVb pilin; protein product: MRLWKAFLADDTGATAVEYGLIAAIICTALVSGLGIFTGSLQNVFNMVTNNITVN
- the mutT gene encoding 8-oxo-dGTP diphosphatase MutT, translated to MSEAGRKILLVAACALIDADGRILLAQRPEGKSLAGLWEFPGGKVEPGETPEETLVRELEEELGIKTKIACLAPFTFASHSYETFHLLMPLYICRRYEGIAQGREGQALKWVRAQALRDYPMPPADEPLIPMLQDLL
- a CDS encoding GNAT family N-acetyltransferase, coding for MATIGADRPLVQASISSQNLPLVRRLEAVGFRAWPAASVQYDGSWQVRLTAGHPSNRLNSIVPLDPSDHRDVEIRLEKASRKFEAYGRAAVVRQTPLASPVLIELLSAQNWTRFDETVVMTCNLAEAELPDTLDHLPTHDVGRFVDANLAVDGAPPSLKPALAEIISAIKPPSGLFMIENAVEGPLATVLCVQDNDLAGIMSLSVCETRRREGLGTEILTSALRWARMRSARSAWLQVKLSNRPAIALYERLGFRGAYHYCYWQRESR
- the argJ gene encoding bifunctional glutamate N-acetyltransferase/amino-acid acetyltransferase ArgJ, which codes for MSGSVSPLAPKSFVPMPSLRGVRMATASAGIKYKNRTDVLMMVFDKPASVAGVFTRSKCPSAPVDFCRANLPHGSARAVVVNSGNANAFTGMKGRQATALTAKSAAAAIGCSENEIYLASTGVIGEPLDATKFSGVLDRMQAEATGDFWFEAAKAIMTTDTYPKVSTRSAEIGGVAVTINGIAKGAGMIAPDMATMLSFIVTDADIAPAALQALLSDGVGPTFNSMTVDSDTSTSDTLMLFATGAAAEDGQPHIDRADDPRLAAFRAALNEVLKDLSLQVVRDGEGATKMLEITVTGAESDAAAKRIALSIANSPLVKTAAAGEDANWGRVVMAVGKSGEMADRDRLAIWFGDIRVAVNGERDPDYSEEAASNVMKAQDIPVKVDIGLGTGSATVWTCDLTKEYVAINGDYRS
- a CDS encoding peptidylprolyl isomerase — protein: MLSTNKFATLAFATFVAFQAPAHAEDAVIAKVGNLEIHQSELDLAVANLDPQLAQLPDDQKKVAALSAAIDVKLLAAGATTEKLDQTDEFKRRMQYLSDRELHNAYFKKHVVDTVTPEEIKARYDKEVAALPKQEEVHARHILVKTEDEAKDIIKQLDAGKDFAELAKEKSTDPNKSEGGDLGYFSRGRMVKEFEDAAFALEKGTYSKTPVKTDFGYHVIKVEDKRDAPPPPFDQVQDQVRQLVMRDKYLALLNQAKSSAKIEISDEALRKGYDEANKQPEPGAEPAQPAPKQ